CCCAGAGCCATAAGGGCCTTGTATCCCATCTACCAACACTCACAGAATGCTGCTCTCCTGTGGCCAGTTTCCTGATGTATCAGGGAAGGTCTAGGATGCTggttccatttaatgggtgagttccaGGATTGTCCAGGAACCTCTATTATAGTTTGTCCTTGTGCTGGCTGTCCCCAAAGGGGGAAAAGTACAAGGCAAAGTCCACAGTCTGTACTCTATTATACAGCCAGCTAAAAGCTCCATTATTTTCTAGTCTTAAATTCTAAAAATTGAGAACTGGTGGCCAAAAGTGGCAAGACTACCAGGCTAACTACAGAGACTTCATGGCAAGATTTAGTTTGGGTTGTGATAATATTCCATTGGAATAAAAGAAATTCATTATTATATCTGGGGATTAGCCAGAGATAAGGATGTCAGGGCAAAAGCCTAACAAAATTTTTTTGTGGACTGTTTGGAACTTGCTATATTTCCACTAGAAATGAATGACCTTTTTAGCTCCATCTGTACCAACCCCACAAGTGGCAAAACTGGCCCTGAAGTTTCCATAGGCTTTGAGGCCACTCACCTTTGACTGTAGGTAGAAGGAGCCACCCACAGATTTATCATTTACCTTAAATAAATGATCGAAGTTctgttgaagaaaaaaagagaggaggataTTTACAATTAGTTTAATTTTTACTAGGTACAATGGGAGCTTAGGTTTCTTCCTGCTCGCAGCTGTATTAAATGGTTTGAGGTACTTTAACAGATGTGCTGTATTGGATGTAAGGAGAATCTGGAGTGCTTCTACCTGCCCAAAGATGGTTGTGGTTATACAACCCAAGTGAAGTTGTCAAGGTAGGAACTCCTGAGGGATGCCCTGTGGAGCCTTATCTGGAGGAACTCAATTTTTTTGCTACTGCTATGATTCCCTCTCCAGATGTGTTTTGTCAAGATTTCTGAGGCTTCCTTGTCAGCATTCCCTCCCTCTACTTTGGACATGCCACACTTTTAGGGAAACAAAAATTTACCTCTTCATCACAAAAAGGGTTGGGCACTCCTGCCATAGATTTACCTTCTGGATCTCTTCTCTGCTTAGCTTGGAGATATTGAGGATCTGCTGGGCTTCCTGAAGGCTAAGTCCAGAAAGGTTAGATGCGGCTGCAGATTGATGACCGGCTCGACCTCGAGCATCTGCTGCTGCCTGGCTGGCTGTTCAGACACAAAATGAGCTCTTGGCCTTGTATAACTACTCCCCTGGCAATCCCATAGGCCAACCTCAGAGTCCTAATCAGTCACACCCAACTGGAAATCCCATACTTTGTGGCTAGGAAATAGAGGGAAACCTAAGAACTGAGGTAGCCAAGCAAAGACCATTCACCATGGGATGGCAGGGCTAGCGTTCTACAACAAGGACAAGGAATCCTAGATACTGCCAGCTAGCATTCAGGGGCTGAATGGCCTCTCAGTGCCAATTGTAAAATCTGGGCAACACTATGGCCAAATAAGTTGGCCCCTTTCCAGGTCCATCCCACTATCTATTTTAGGCTCTTATTACCTCACCCGTCGAAGGCCAGCCTTGATTCTCCCTCTTTTATGCTACAGTAACATGAGGATTTCTCTCATCTGAAGGCAACTGAACGTGGAAGCTTATTGTAATGGGCAATCTCTGCCCTACGGTCTTTGCCATCAAGAAACAATGTACCAGGAATGCCAGTAAACAAAAGGAATTCTAGTCTTTCAAGCTCCTTCTGCCCTGTGGCAGCAGCTCTAATAATCACACGTGGTGTAGATGTCACTGGGACTCAGTTACAGAATGTGTTTGAGATGAAGGAGATATTAAGTGGTGTGGCCTCAAACTCaggagaacatagaataatacTGATAGTTTACATTGAATTTTCCTCACACAACTGAGGCAGGgagtgcaagtattattatttccattttacagatgggaacaCTGAGGCTGAGAGGCTAAGTGACAAATTCAAGGTTACACTGTGAAATACAAAAGCTGGGGTTTAACCCAGGTCTCTGACTTCAGTCCAGAGCTCTGTTCTACTATACCCTGCATTCTCTCAAGATTGAAAACCTGGAGATTGGAAACCTGGTTCTGGGGACACACTGCTTACCTGCAAATTCCTGCCGGAGTGCCCGGGCAAAGGCCCTTCCAACCACCTGCACCCCCATCACGATGATCTGAGCTAGGTATTTGGCCTGTGGGCAAACCAGCAGTCAGTCAACACGGTTCTTGGGGCACTCCTGCTCTGGAGCCCAGGTCTGAGGGTACTCTCCACTGGGCACCTATCAAAGAGCTACAGCCAACGAATTCAGGGAAGGGTGAGAGCACAGACCTTTAGGTGATCTCTTCTCTAGGTTCTGGGAACATAGCTATTCCTGATTTCCTAAGCTTCCTGCTTCAGTTGAGTTGCCTGTTCCAAGCAGGCCAAAGGCAGGTATAGCATAGTACTATGAGGCTtggtagggaagggaagaaaggaactAATATACTACTCTGCTGAACGCTGCAACTTAACCAATGaccagaaataaatggaaaatgatgaTGCAAAGCTCCACTTTTAAGGtagaggaaggaagacagagaacGTAATGGTTTACAATAATGGATGCCAAATAAGCCACAGACTGAAAGAAGAACACCCCAAATAAACTTAATTGTTTGTGCTTCCAGCTGCCAGGCTTTGCCTTAATAAACAAGTGTTTGGATTTCACAAGTAGGTCTGACCTTCACAAGTCTTCTACTTCACACCTATATGTATGGCTCAATTAACACTTTTTGTGCTTACCCCTATGATCAAAAGACTGTAGCTTCAACAATTGGCTGTGTTTAAACACTTAATAGAAGGCTAGTTTATGAATTTAATTGTTGTCCTTGGCACTGACACACAGATGAAATAAGTGTGTCATGTACTTcagagatctgtgatttcagttGGTATTGTGTATTCTAAAATTTGATGGGTTTGTCTAATGAACTCATTACCCTGTGGCTGACCTATAGATGAACATTTTCTAACTGGGCTAAGTTGCTCTTTGGATGACGGACATAGTACCAATGAGGCCTGCCTTCCCAGGCAGATTTGCCTGAAAGATTGGATTCCACTGACTGCCTTAGAGTGGTTTCCTTCTCATCAAAAT
The window above is part of the Monodelphis domestica isolate mMonDom1 chromosome 7, mMonDom1.pri, whole genome shotgun sequence genome. Proteins encoded here:
- the PAM16 gene encoding mitochondrial import inner membrane translocase subunit TIM16 isoform X2, whose translation is MLAKYLAQIIVMGVQVVGRAFARALRQEFAASQAAADARGRAGHQSAAASNLSGLSLQEAQQILNISKLSREEIQKNFDHLFKVNDKSVGGSFYLQSKVVRAKERLDEELKIQAQDENEKRQKPKT
- the PAM16 gene encoding mitochondrial import inner membrane translocase subunit TIM16 isoform X4 produces the protein MGVQVVGRAFARALRQEFAASQAAADARGRAGHQSAAASNLSGLSLQEAQQILNISKLSREEIQKNFDHLFKVNDKSVGGSFYLQSKVVRAKERLDEELKIQAQDENEKRQKPKT
- the PAM16 gene encoding mitochondrial import inner membrane translocase subunit TIM16 isoform X3, translating into MAKYLAQIIVMGVQVVGRAFARALRQEFAASQAAADARGRAGHQSAAASNLSGLSLQEAQQILNISKLSREEIQKNFDHLFKVNDKSVGGSFYLQSKVVRAKERLDEELKIQAQDENEKRQKPKT
- the PAM16 gene encoding mitochondrial import inner membrane translocase subunit TIM16 isoform X5, producing MAKYLAQIIVMGVQVVGRAFARALRQEFAASQAAADARGRAGHQSAAASNLSGLSLQEAQQILNISKLSREEIQKNFDHLFKVVRAKERLDEELKIQAQDENEKRQKPKT